In the genome of Sardina pilchardus chromosome 14, fSarPil1.1, whole genome shotgun sequence, one region contains:
- the alad gene encoding delta-aminolevulinic acid dehydratase translates to MMQSPESLLHSGYFHPTLRYWQTCASDLKPDNLIYPIFVTDSPDAVEPIGSLPGQARYGVNKLEGMLRPLVEKGLKCVLIFGVPAKVDKDDRGSGADTDDTPAVLAVKKLRATFPNLMLACDVCLCPYTSHGHCGILRGDGTLDNAASCNRLAEVALAYAQAGCHIIAPSDMMDGRIAAIKQALISNDLSNKVSVLSYSAKFASCYYGPFRDAAQSKPAFGDRRCYQLPPGARGLALRACERDVREGADMLMVKPGMPYLDMVREVKDKHPNHPLAVYNVSGEFAMLWHGAQAGAFDLKAAVMEAMTAFRRAGADIIITYYAPQLLTWLTE, encoded by the exons ATGATGCAGTCACCAGAATCTCTTCTCCACAGTGGATACTTCCACCCTACGCTCAGATACTGGCAGACGTGTGCCTCCGACCTAAAGCCTGACAACCTCATCTATCCCATCTTCGTCAC TGACAGTCCTGATGCAGTAGAGCCCATCGGTAGTCTACCCGGACAGGCAAG ATATGGAGTGAACAAACTAGAAGGAATGCTTCGCCCTCTTGTGGAGAAAGGCTTGAAGTGCGTGCTCATTTTTGGTGTGCCTGCAAAAGTGGACAAG GATGACCGGGGTTCGGGTGCAGACACTGATGATACCCCAGCAGTTTTAGCTGTTAAGAAACTAAGGGCTACCTTCCCAAACCTGATGTTAGCCTGTGATGTGTGCCTCTGCCCTTACACCTCACATGGTCATTGTG GAATTCTGCGTGGAGATGGCACTTTGGACAATGCTGCAAGCTGTAATCGCCTGGCTGAAGTGGCACTGGCCTACGCCCAAGCTG GGTGCCATATCATCGCTCCCTCAGACATGATGGATGGACGCATTGCAGCCATCAAGCAAGCTCTTATATCCAACGACCTCAGCAACAAG gTTTCAGTACTGAGCTACAGTGCCAAGTTCGCCTCCTGTTACTATGGCCCCTTCAG AGATGCAGCCCAGTCTAAGCCAGCATTTGGAGATCGCCGATGCTATCAGCTTCCCCCTGGTGCCCGAGGCCTGGCACTGCGAGCATGT GAGCGTGATGTGAGGGAAGGGGCAGACATGCTGATGGTGAAGCCTGGCATGCCCTACCTCGACATGGTCAGGGAGGTGAAGGACAAG CATCCCAATCATCCACTGGCGGTGTATAATGTGTCTGGGGAGTTTGCCATGCTGTGGCATGGAGCCCAGGCTGGGGCCTTTGACCTCAAAGCTGCTGTGATGGAGGCCATGACCGCTTTCCGACGTGCGG GTGCTGACATCATCATAACCTACTACGCACCTCAGCTCCTCACCTGGTTGACAGAGTAG
- the tmem203 gene encoding transmembrane protein 203 encodes MLFSLRELVQWLGFATFELFLHLGAFLVFSVLVALRVDKFTPGVSWWLVFVPLFAADGLSTYFTTIVSIRLYQEGDRRLAVLRLLWVLTVLSLKLVCEVLLCQKLAEQEQARELWFGLIVSPIFILLQLLMIRACRVN; translated from the coding sequence ATGCTGTTCTCACTGCGGGAGCTGGTCCAGTGGCTGGGCTTCGCCACCTTTGAGCTGTTCCTGCACCTGGGTGCCTTTCTGGTCTTCAGCGTGCTGGTGGCGCTGCGTGTTGACAAGTTCACCCCGGGCGTCAGCTGGTGGTTGGTCTTCGTGCCCCTCTTTGCCGCCGACGGCCTCAGCACCTACTTCACCACCATCGTGTCCATTCGCCTGTACCAGGAGGGCGACCGGCGTCTGGCCGTGCTCCGTCTCCTGTGGGTCCTCACCGTGCTCAGTCTCAAGCTGGTGTGCGAGGTGCTCCTGTGCCAGAAGCTCGCCGAGCAGGAGCAGGCGCGGGAGCTCTGGTTCGGCCTCATCGTCTCGCCCATCTTcatcctgctgcagctgctcatGATCCGCGCCTGCCGCGTCAACTGA